Proteins encoded in a region of the Triticum dicoccoides isolate Atlit2015 ecotype Zavitan chromosome 3A, WEW_v2.0, whole genome shotgun sequence genome:
- the LOC119269233 gene encoding NAD(P)H dehydrogenase (quinone) FQR1-like, whose product MAVKVYVVYYSMYGHVAKLADEIKKGVSSVEGVEAKIWQVPETLPEEVLGKMGAPPKLDAPIITPQELAEADGILFGFPTRFGMMAAQMKAFFDATGGLWREQSLAGKPAGIFFSTGTQGGGQETTALTTVTQLTHHGMVFVPVGYTFGAKLFDMDKVQGGSPYGAGTFAADGSRWPSEMELEHAFHQGQYFASIAKKLKGSA is encoded by the exons ATGGCGGTCAAGGTCTATGTCGT GTACTACTCCATGTATGGACATGTCGCTAAACTAGCTGATGAGATAAAGAAAGGTGTGTCGTCAGTTGAAGGCGTCGAAGCTAAAATATGGCAG GTCCCTGAAACTCTCCCCGAGGAAGTACTTGGAAAGATGGGTGCACCTCCCAAGCTTGATGCCCCAATCATCACACCACAAGAACTTGCGGAGGCAGATGGGATCCTCTTTGGTTTTCCTACAAGGTTTGGTATGATGGCTGCACAAATGAAGGCTTTCTTTGATGCAACCGGTGGCCTGTGGAGGGAGCAGAGTCTTGCAGGCAAACCTGCAGGCATCTTCTTCAGCACTGGTACTCAGGGTGGCGGGCAGGAGACTACAGC ATTGACAACGGTAACCCAGTTGACTCACCACGGCATGGTGTTCGTTCCCGTCGGGTACACCTTCGGTGCCAAGCTGTTCGACATGGACAAAGTTCAGGGTGGCAGCCCGTACGGCGCAGGCACATTTGCCGCCGATGGTTCGAGGTGGCCATCTGAGATGGAGCTGGAGCACGCCTTCCACCAGGGCCAGTACTTTGCGAGCATCGCGAAGAAACTCAAGGGATCTGCTTGA